In Musa acuminata AAA Group cultivar baxijiao chromosome BXJ2-10, Cavendish_Baxijiao_AAA, whole genome shotgun sequence, a genomic segment contains:
- the LOC103968568 gene encoding cytochrome P450 81Q32-like → MADDSSLPLFSSLLIPLFLLFASLSWRWTKSVRKNLPPSPPSFPIIGHLHLIAKLPPHRALAAIAAARGPVVLLRLGSRPVLLVSSAPAAEECFTAHDLAFANRPRLLAAQILGYDCTTIAWSPYGSHWRNLRRISAVHLLSTGALRSSSDSRTGVVRSLAKALFIEGGDSGPNGPRRVEMKSRFFNLAYDVMMGVVATAVVGKSADERQRFREVVEETFAVSGAVNVADFFPALRRLGWRGPERKLARIQRSRDALIGELIERHRVRWRRSGSNGEAAAAVGNGDKGRATVIDVMLSLQESDPGTYTDVTIKGLIVELLGGGIDTTAVTMEWAMCLLLIHPEVLHTARAELDAKIGQGRMVEEEDIPNLPYLNCIIYETLRLYPAVPLLVPHESSQDCTVGGYDVPRGTMLLTNAWAIHRDPNTWDEPEEFKPERFQCEGGKEEAGLRMLPFGSGRRKCPGEGLAMRVIGLALATLIHCFEWEKLPGEEVDMTEGSGLTIPKAKPLEVVCMPRQTMLDALSQL, encoded by the exons ATGGCCGAcgactcctctctccctctcttctcttctcttcttatccCTCTCTTCCTCTTGTTCGCATCCCTGTCATGGCGATGGACCAAGAGTGTTCGCAAGAACCTCCCGCCGAGCCCCCCTTCGTTCCCCATCATCGGCCACCTCCACCTCATCGCCAAGCTCCCGCCCCATCGCGCCTTGGCTGCCATCGCCGCCGCCCGCGGCCCCGTCGTACTCCTCCGCCTCGGATCCCGCCCCGTCCTCCTCGTCTCCTCCGCTCCCGCCGCGGAAGAGTGCTTCACCGCCCACGACCTTGCCTTCGCGAATCGCCCCCGCCTCCTCGCCGCTCAGATCCTAGGCTACGACTGCACAACCATCGCCTGGTCCCCCTACGGTTCCCACTGGCGCAACCTTCGCCGCATATCCGCCGTCCACCTCTTATCCACGGGCGCCCTCCGCTCGTCTTCCGACTCACGGACTGGCGTGGTCCGGTCGCTCGCGAAGGCTCTCTTCATCGAGGGCGGCGATTCGGGGCCGAACGGCCCGCGGCGGGTGGAGATGAAGTCCAGGTTCTTCAATCTGGCGTACGATGTGATGATGGGGGTGGTGGCCACGGCCGTCGTGGGGAAGTCCGCGGACGAGAGGCAGCGATTccgggaggtggtggaggagacgTTTGCGGTGAGCGGGGCGGTAAACGTGGCGGACTTCTTTCCGGCGCTGCGGAGGCTGGGGTGGCGCGGGCCGGAGCGGAAGCTCGCCAGGATCCAGCGGAGCAGAGACGCACTAATCGGAGAACTCATCGAGCGTCATCGCGTCCGCTGGCGTCGGAGTGGCAGCAACGGAGAGGCAGCGGCGGCGGTAGGGAACGGAGATAAGGGGAGGGCAACGGTGATCGACGTTATGTTGTCTCTTCAGGAAAGCGATCCGGGAACTTACACTGACGTCACCATTAAGGGCCTCATTGTG GAATTATTGGGAGGAGGAATAGACACGACGGCCGTCACCATGGAATGGGCCATGTGCCTCCTGCTCATCCACCCCGAAGTCCTGCACACGGCGAGGGCCGAGCTCGATGCCAAGATCGGCCAAGGGCGGATggtggaagaagaagacatcCCCAATCTCCCCTACCTCAACTGCATCATCTATGAAACCCTCCGGCTGTACCCCGCTGTGCCGCTCCTGGTGCCCCATGAGTCTTCCCAGGACTGCACCGTCGGTGGCTACGACGTGCCTCGCGGAACGATGCTTTTGACGAACGCGTGGGCCATCCACAGGGACCCTAACACATGGGATGAACCCGAGGAGTTCAAGCCGGAGAGGTTCCAGTGCGAGGGAGGGAAGGAGGAGGCAGGGCTTAGGATGCTTCCGTTCGGGTCCGGGCGGCGCAAGTGCCCCGGGGAAGGCCTCGCCATGCGAGTGATCGGGCTGGCACTCGCGACCTTGATCCACTGTTTCGAGTGGGAGAAGCTTCCGGGGGAGGAGGTGGACATGACCGAAGGGTCCGGGCTAACCATCCCCAAGGCAAAGCCATTGGAAGTCGTGTGCATGCCACGCCAAACCATGCTTGATGCCCTTTCACAGCTCTGA
- the LOC135625020 gene encoding cytochrome P450 81Q32-like, with the protein MQPLSSTISRKPFILGRHTMADASSSLPLLSSLLIPLFLLSALLSWRWTKSVRKNLPPSPPSFPIIGHLHLIAKLPPHRALAAIAAARGPVVLLRLGFRPVLLVSSAPAAEECFTTHDVAFANRPNLLVPEMLGFVCTTMGFTPHGPHWRDLRRIYAVHLLSSAALRSSSDTRTRAVRSLAKALFLQPGDSEPDGPRRVEMKSRFFNLACDAMMRMVGTALKEGSAEERQRFREIVQETSAVSGAANVADFFPALRRLGWRGPERKLARLQRTRDALIGELIERHRVRRRRSSSNGEAAAAIGNGDKGRATVIDVMLSLQESDPGTYTDVTIKGLIAELLAAGTDTSAVTMEWAMCLLLIHPEVLHAARAELDAKIGQGRMVEEEDIPDLPYLNCIIYETLRLYPAVPLLVPHESSQDCTVGGYDVPRGTMLLTNAWAIHRDPNTWDEPEEFKPERFQCEGGKEEAGLRMLPFGSGRRKCPGEGLAMRVIGLALATLIHCFEWEKLPGEEVDMTERPGLSMPKVKPLEVVCTPRHTMLHALSQL; encoded by the exons ATGCAACCTCTGTCGTCAACCATTTCACGCAAACCTTTCATCCTCGGACGACATACCATGGCCGACGcctcctcctctctccctctcctctcttctcttcttatccCTCTCTTCCTCTTGTCCGCACTCCTGTCATGGCGATGGACCAAGAGTGTTCGCAAAAACCTCCCGCCGAGCCCCCCTTCGTTCCCCATTATCGGCCACCTCCACCTCATCGCCAAGCTCCCGCCTCATCGCGCCTTGGCTGCCATCGCCGCCGCCCGCGGCCCCGTCGTACTTCTCCGCCTCGGATTCCGCCCCGTCCTCCTCGTCTCCTCCGCTCCCGCCGCGGAAGAGTGCTTCACTACTCACGACGTCGCCTTCGCCAATCGCCCCAACCTCCTCGTCCCTGAGATGTTAGGCTTCGTCTGCACAACCATGGGCTTTACCCCCCACGGCCCCCACTGGCGCGACCTCCGACGCATCTACGCTGTTCACCTCTTATCCTCGGCCGCCCTTCGCTCCTCCTCCGACACACGGACCCGCGCGGTCCGGTCGCTCGCTAAGGCCCTCTTCCTCCAGCCCGGAGATTCTGAGCCGGACGGTCCGCGGCGGGTGGAGATGAAGTCGAGGTTCTTCAATCTGGCGTGCGACGCGATGATGAGGATGGTGGGCACGGCCCTCAAGGAGGGGTCCGCAGAGGAGAGGCAGCGTTTCCGGGAGATAGTGCAGGAGACGTCTGCGGTGAGCGGGGCGGCAAACGTGGCGGACTTCTTTCCGGCGCTGCGGAGGCTGGGGTGGCGCGGACCGGAGAGGAAGCTCGCGAGGCTCCAGCGGACCAGAGACGCACTTATCGGAGAACTGATCGAGCGTCATCGCGTCCGCCGGCGTCGGAGTAGCAGCAACGGAGAGGCAGCGGCGGCGATAGGGAACGGAGATAAGGGGAGGGCAACGGTGATCGACGTTATGTTGTCTTTGCAGGAGAGCGATCCGGGAACTTACACCGACGTCACCATTAAGGGCCTCATTGCG GAATTACTAGCAGCAGGAACAGACACGTCGGCCGTCACCATGGAATGGGCCATGTGCCTCCTGCTCATCCACCCCGAAGTCCTGCACGCGGCGAGGGCCGAGCTCGATGCCAAGATCGGCCAAGGGCGGATggtggaagaagaagacatcCCCGATCTCCCCTACCTCAACTGCATCATCTATGAAACCCTCCGGCTGTACCCCGCTGTGCCGCTCCTGGTGCCCCATGAGTCTTCCCAGGACTGTACCGTCGGTGGCTACGACGTGCCTCGCGGCACGATGCTTTTGACGAACGCGTGGGCCATCCACAGGGACCCTAACACATGGGATGAACCGGAGGAGTTCAAGCCGGAGAGGTTCCAGTGCGAGGGAGGGAAGGAGGAGGCAGGGCTTAGGATGCTTCCGTTCGGGTCCGGGCGGCGCAAGTGCCCCGGGGAAGGCCTCGCCATGCGAGTGATCGGGCTGGCACTCGCGACCTTGATCCACTGTTTCGAGTGGGAGAAGCTTCCGGGGGAGGAGGTGGACATGACTGAACGGCCGGGGCTATCCATGCCAAAGGTAAAGCCATTAGAAGTCGTGTGCACGCCACGCCACACCATGCTTCATGCCCTTTCACAGCTCTGA